In the genome of Paenibacillus sp. GP183, the window ACAAAGCAGTTGATGACACTAAAGCAATGATTGCCTTGACTAAAGGAGCAACTGCTGTTGCAACTACAACTGTTTGGTCCGCTGATAAGAAAACTGCGACTCTTACACTTACAGATGTAAAAGTTAGCGAAGGTAAATACACTGCAACTCTTTCCGGCTTAGATGCAGCAGCTATTGATAAGGCAACTGCTGAGTTTACAGCTGAAAATGAGAAAGTTTCCAAATTGAGCTTCGTTAACGCTAGCGACAAAATTGCTAAGTCAACTGCTGTAACTGTTAAGATTAAAGCCGAAAACCAATATGGTGAGAACGCTGCTCTTACAGCTGGTAACTACACAGCATATGTTGCAGGAACAACTAAATCTCTGAAGAGAAATGATGACACTGGTTTATTGGAGCTTACTTTAGATACCAAAATTAAAACCCCGGCTTCTGGATCAACTCCAGCTGTTGAATACCAATCAGAAATCGATGTTATTCCAATTAACATTTTCTTAACTAACACATCTATCTCTGTTCAAAAGACATTCAAAATTGGTACTGAACCTTTCGTTAGCAAAATTGAACTTGGAGCAGTTAAATATCCTGCTACAAAGACAGCTTTGACTGCAAAGGATGACAATGCTGAGTTGGCTATCACTAGATATGACCAATATGGTGATGTTGTTGCAGAAGGTTCTGTTGCTGCAGACCGTACAAATTATGATGCTGTAATCACTCCATTCTCATTTGATGCACTTGAAATTATCAAGCCTGCTGCAGGCGGCGCATACGATAAAGTTAAAGTTCATTTGAAAGACAATGTTGAAAAATCAGGTGATTATACTGTTAACGTTTATGTTGGGGCAGCTTCCGCAACTGGAACTGTAAAAGTACAATCCACTAAAGTTGCTAACAAAGTTGAGATCGGTAGCTTCACTGGAACATTTGCAGAAAAGGATACAAAGTTCCAATACATCCCAATCGTAGCTTATGATGCAGACGGCAATAAATTATCTGCTGATGACATTGCAACAAATGCTACTAACAAAAGATTTACTGTATCGATTTCCGGTGCAGCTTATGCAGCAGGAAATAACGGTAATGATGCTATTGAAAAATCAGGTGAGAACAAAGGTAAAATTAAAGTTGGTGCAGTGAGTGGTACTGCTAGAGGTGTAGTATATGTTAATGTAGGAATTTACACAGCCAACATTCAACAAAATACGCAAGCAAGTTACACCATTCAAGATGTTCGTAAGCCAGAAACTTTAGTCATGGACGGAAGCAAACCGGCTCAAAAGGCTATTGCTGGTGCAACAACTACTATTAAGTGGTTTGTAAAAGACCAATATGGCGATCAGCTTGATGCAGTAACTGATGCTACATTGAACACAAAGTATGGTGTTAAGTTAACTGTAACAGGTGCAACTTATGCAACTCTTAGCGGTATAACTGCTCATACAACTGATGCTGGAGCAACTTATAATTTTGACGCAAATGATTTTGCAGCAATCAATAAAGTAGGCCTTGTATTCACACCTGTTACAAGTGGTGGAACAGCTAAAGTCGTTGCTGAACTTATTGATAAGTCAGGATCAACTCCTAGTACTATTAAGTCAGTTGACAACTCTATGACAGTACTTGCAACTACAGAAAAATTAACTTACAGTGTAACTGCACTTAAAGATCTGTATGCTGCACTTGATAGTTCTTTAACACCGGCAGCAGACAAAATACTATCTGTGAGTGATGCTGTCTATGGAAACTGGGCATTCAACAGCAAACTAGGTCGAGTAATTGAAGTAAAAGCAAAAGATAAAGTTGGAGACGATGTTGCAATTCCAGGCAGCCGTGTTGTAAGTTCATTCTCCAATAACCAAACTATCGCTAAAACAATTCAAAGCGGTAATGATGTTCAAGTAATTGGTAACAAAGCAGGTACAGCACAAATCTTAGTAGTTTATAAACTTGTGGATGGTACTACTGCTGATGCTACTCTTGATGTAAATGTTAAAGCAGATCAAGTTGTTGCAAACACAGTAACTGTTGATGCAACTAACAAAACTTTGACAATTGCAAATGGTCAAAATGGATATGACTTAGCAAAAAACATTAAAATTGTTGATAACTACGGCGTAGAGTACACAGGAGCAAATACTGCTAAATATGCTAGCTTCCTTGGACTTCAATACGTAGTAAGCGGAGTTAATACTGGTGGATCTGTAACTGTTAACAGCAATGGAACTATTGATGTAGCCTCAGGTACAACTGAGTTTACACTTAAAGTAATTGCTGGTAGCAAATCCGCTTCAATTCTTGTAACAACACCATAATACAAATACTCTTATAAATAAAGGAGACCCGTAAGGGTCTCTTTTTTTATTTTTGGTGTTAGGAGAAATTATGTGCAGACAGACTAATTGAACTTACTAACTCTACTCACAGCCAAAGCTCTAGCTCCAGGTTCTGCCAATGAGCCTGTTATCAAAGAAGGTACCTCGATTTGAGACTAGAAGAGTTGTTCAACTCATTTGAGCAGACAAATTGGGATGAACAGAGAGATGATGATTGGACTGCAATGATCATAAATCTGGAAATCAATTGATGGTTCACTTTTGTCAATTTTGCAATAGTTTGCTTCTCTTTATAGTTGTAGAAAGAATGACCGACCATTATAAATCTAGTCAGTCATCATTGTTATGTTTTTTCATTAACCATTTAATTGGATGTCAAATTAATTTCGGTTTCTTTCAAAATCATTTGATGTATAATTTGCTTTGTATTAGAAATGTTTTGTTGTGCTACTTGTAAGGAATTAAGAATGCTTAATTTTAGGTTAGAAGCAAAATCAGATTTGTTACTAGTGCTAATCCATGCTTTAAGCAAGTTTTTAGTTTGATTTATTTGATCCATTGTTTTACTTTCGTTAAAGATAATATCATTAATGCTCGTAGCAGATGAGACAAGTTTATTTGTTTTTAGAGCAAAATCCATAGAATTGTTATGAAGATTTAAAAGACTCTGATAATCTGTGTCAATAACAGTTAAATAATGTTCAGGGTTATCTAAATTTGTGTATTGCTGAAGTTTTACAGAAAACATCCACATAGCATTATCTGTGTCACTCAGCCATTGATATGTATCTTTAAGAAGTATTTGTTCCTTTTCGTTAGAGTCTATTTTTTTAACGTTATTCGTTAATTTAACATCTACACTGTAGGTTTCAGGATCCCAATTAACTGTAGCTCCTAATTGTTTCAATAAATAAATGGGGACTAAAGTCCGATCTTTATAATTTATTGCGGGGATATCTTCCACTTTAAGATCTTGACCATTTGACTTTAAAGTAACAATTGGATTTCCTTCAAACTCACCATGAATACTAGAAGCATTGACAATACTTGACGTTGAGAATAAAAGCATAGTAACGATAAGCCATTTTTTCATTAGATCACTCCGTTTGTAAATAGATTTAATATGACTTATCTCTATTCTACAAAACGAAAGAAGTTCCCTTTATTTGTAATAATAATCGATTACTTGTTATAATTAATTAACTAAACAAGAAAGGTGGCTATTTATGAACTTGAAATTAAAGTCTCTCTTAATCTCAGCAGGAATTATGCTTATCATACCCATATATTCAATATCTCAAGCCGACGCCCCAGCACCAGGATCGGCCACTGATCCGGTCATCACCAAAAGCTACTTCGATCAAAACACTTTAACCCAAGATCAAGTGAAACAACTTATCGCGCAAAGCGGTGGATCGGGCGGCTCTGCCCTCATGGTTGTCCAACTCCAATCCGGACAAACCCTATACGCTAGCTCTGGCTCTGAATTCATCGTCCGCACAGGCAAAACCGTAGCGGTAAGCAAGGACGAAGACGGTATTCCTGACGTTACTGCTGGCAAAGATATTCGCGCGGGAGCAGCAATTGAAAATAATCATCATCTGATTTTCCCTAGGGATACTCGTGGTATTAAACCTGCGACGAACAATACAGCCGAAATTTTCGTCATGGTTCGCGGCAATTATTCACTTTTTAATGCTGATGGCAGTAAAGTTACTCCATAATTTTACCCTTATTGACAAGATTTTATACGGCTTGAACCTTGCTGTGAAGCCATACTAATGCTGAATCCAAATAAGGAGGGCATTATTATGGCTAGAAATTCAAACGTCAAAGTGGTTCCCGAGTCGAAGAAGGCTTTGGACATTCTCAAATATGAGATTGCTGCAGAGCTGGGCTTGCCTGTAGGTAAAAATTCGAACTTCAATGCTAATGCAGAGTTCGCATCCGAATTAGGTTCACTCCCAGCCTCTTCGGTAAAAGAAGATTACTGGGGATTCATCGCATCCAGGGATGCAGGAGCCGTGGGTGGGCATATTACCCGACGGTTGATCCAAAGCGCGGAAGAAGTACTTTTTACCCTTTAAATCGGCTATTCCTTCATCTATCTTTGTTTGACAGCACCCGACAAATGAAGTATCATTTCATATTGAAGGTTAACCCCTCAAGAAACCTTTTCCCACCGGAGAAGGTTCCTTTTTCTTTGTGTAGATTCGTACTTTTATTTACATACTATGTTTATTGGAGGTTGATTCAAAATGGCGATTGTACGCGGAAAGCGTTTGTTTACGTCCGAGTCGGTTACAGAGGGCCATCCGGATAAAATCTGTGATCAGATTTCTGATGCCGTGCTGGATGCTTTTCTTCAAAATGACCCCAATGCCCGTGTTGCATGCGAGGTTTCCGTTGCTACCGGTTTGGTGCTGGTGATTGGTGAGATTTCATCTCAATCTGAATATGTAGATATTCAATCCATTGTCAGACAAACGATTAAGGAGATTGGCTATACTCGCGCGAAATACGGCTTTGATTACCAAACCTGCGCAGTTCTGGTTTCCCTGAATGAACAATCTGCGGATATTGCGCAAGGCGTTAATCAGGCACTTGAATCCAGAGAAGGACGTATGTCCGATGATGAGATTGAAGCTATTGGTGCAGGTGATCAAGGCATGATGTTTGGTTTCGCTGTGAATGAGACTCCTGAACTTATGCCACTGCCTATTTCTATTTCCCATCAGTTATCCCGTCGATTGGCGGAAGTTCGTAAAAACGGTACTTTGACTTACTTACGTCCCGATGGAAAAACCCAGGTTACAGTTGAGTATGATGGAGATAAACCAGTTCGTGTAGACACGATTGTTATTTCGACTCAACACAGTGAAGAGATCACTTTGGAGCAGATCCAACGGGATGTCAAAGAGCACGTCATTGGACCCGTGGTTCCAGCTTCGTTGATCGATGCCGATACGAAGTATTTTATCAATCCGACAGGCCGCTTTGTGATCGGAGGTCCTCAGGGCGATGCCGGCTTAACGGGTCGTAAAATCATCGTTGATACATACGGCGGTTACGCTCGTCATGGCGGGGGCGCGTTCTCCGGTAAGGATCCGACCAAGGTTGACCGTTCTGGCGCTTATGCAGCCAGATATGTAGCCAAGAATATCGTCGCGGCCGGCCTGGCTGAGAAATGCGAAGTGCAATTGGCCTATGCCATCGGTGTTGCGAGACCTGTGTCGATTAGTGTAGACACTTTCGATACCGGTAAGGTCAGTGAAGAGGTTCTTGTCGAATTGATCCGCAAGCATTTTGACCTTCGTCCAGCGGGCATTATTAAGCAGCTCGATCTGCGTCGTCCTATATATAGACAAACTGCGGCATATGGCCACTTTGGTCGAACAGATGTGGATCTGCCTTGGGAGCGTACCGACAAAGCAGAGCTTTTAAAAACAGATGCGCTGAAATAATCTTCTTTTTTGATTTTTAAAAGGGCTGCCCTATCAATGGGTTGGCCCTTTTTTGCTGTGTGTCTGCAATAAAATTGTAATATATCATTTTCGTAACTTTTTCCATAGTAATAGAGTCTATAATAAAGAACATTCTAGTAGTTTGTTGATATTAAAGTAAAAGATTGGAAGAATGAGAGGAGAAACAGCATGACTTTACAAAAAAAACTGGGATTAGGCGCGTTGGCATGCGCATTGTCCTTGCAATTTCTTGCATCAATACCCAGCGTTACTCTGGCTGCCGACCCTAGTTTAGCGCTCGGTTCGCAGGAGATTATTACATCAGGGGCCGTTCTCAAAAAATATGTATGGAGTACTACAAGAAACGACAAAGTGGTTACAGCCAATGCTAGTGTCATAGAAGTAGATTTAAGTAATCCCAATGTAAAATTGGATCCCATTTCAGGAGCTCCCGCGGATCTGTTGAACAAAAAGCAAAGTGTTTCACAGATGGTAGCAGGCAAAGGCGCGGTAGCAGGCATCAATGCCGACTTTTATAATACGCAAGGTGAAGGTGCTCCGTTAGGCCCGCAGATTACCTCAGGTCAGCTCATTTCCACCACATCGACTCTATTGAACGGCATGTATGCTTTCGCAATAACGAAAGAAAATGTCCCTATTGTGGATCAGTTTACGTTTACCGGTTCATTGACTGCCCTGGATGGGATTAGTTTTCCCTTAGGAGGAGTAAATAAGACAGCCTACTGGGGGGATGATAATACATTTAGCCACCAAGATGCCATTTACATGTATACCAGCGCATGGGGACAGATTAATCGCTCCAATGACGGGACAACTACGCCTACTGAAGTGTTGGTGCAAAATGGCAAGGTCATGCAAATCGCAGTTAACGGTGTGGTCAATTTGCTGCCTCCAACAGACGGTTACATACTGAGAGCTTCAGGCACAGGTACCGATTATGTAGTTAAACACCTTAAAGTAGGAGATACAATTACATCTAAATATGAGATGGTGCCCAAGGACGCATGGAACCATTATGATGTGAAAACTTTCAAAATGATGGTAGGCGGCGGCTCGCTGCTTGTTTTTGAGGGGAAGCCCAGTTATTTTACTCGTGATATTAATAGTATTGACGGGTATCGTTACCGTGCGAGATCGGCTATTGGTTTTTCGCAGGATTTAAAAACAGCTTATCTGGTCGCAGTGGATGCGAGCGGCAGCGGCAGCGGAATCAGCTTGCCTGAATTGCAGCAGTTCATGATTCAAGCAGGCGTGTATAAGGGTATGGCGCTGGACGGCGGCGGTTCTACTCAAATGGTAGCTCGTCCGCTAGGTGAATTTGATTCCCAGCAGGTCATCAAGACGGAAAATGGCAATGAACGTAAGGTTGTCAATGGAGTGGGTGTTTTCTCGACAGCGCCTAAGGGTGAAGTGAAGGGGATTACACTCAAAGGGCAGAATGTATTGTTTTTGAATGAATCCAGCACTTATTCGATGAAAGCTTATGATGAGTATTATAATCCGGTTGCAGTAAATTCCATGACTACACAGTGGTCTAGCACCGCGCCTCTTGGCACTTTCAGCGGCAATACGTTTACGGCCACCAGTGCGGGGCAAACCAAGCTTTCGGCCCAATCGGGCAAAGGGCTTGCGACTATTGATGTCGAGGTCATAGGCCGTGCTCAGATTACAACGATGAAAATCAATGCGGGCGACATCTCCTTGTCTGAGGGACAGAACTTTAAGCTTCCAGTACTGGTTACGACTCAAAGCGGCAAAACTCGAGAAGTACCTGCAAACTTGGTTCAATGGGAAGTTAAAGGCATTGATGCCAATGTCAATACAGATGGAGTCCTGCATGTAACGAATCTGTCTGGCAAGCAAAGCGCGCAGTTGATCGCCAGATATGACGGATACAGCACCATGCTGACGCTTCCTATCGGGATTGAGAAGCTTTGGTATGATCTAGATACAACCGGCGTTATGACCAGTGCTGGGAAATATCCGGCTGAGGTGGGTTCCAGTGTTACGATCAACTCATCTACCGGCAATAAAAATATAGAGATCGCCTATGACTTTACCAAGGGTAAGGGAACGAAGGCCGCTTACGCTTTATTCAATGACAAATGGGGAGCACCTATCGAAGGTGAGCCGCAATATATGAAAATGAAGGTGTTTGGCGATGGGAGCATGAACTGGCTACGTGCTGAATTCAATGATGCCGACGGCAAATCCTACAAAGTGGAGTTAACCCGCAACATGAACTGGAAGGGTTGGAATTTGGTCACCGCCAATCTGACGGACTACAACATGAAATATCCGATTGTGATCAAGAGCATCTATATTGCCAACCCGGAGCAAGGACAAGATGAGAGAGCGCTGCAAGGCAAAATCAACTTTGATGATATTCTCTTCGTTTATAAAGGGCAGCTGCCCGCCTTGCCACAAAACAAGGTTAAGCTTACCGTGAACAAAAGCACCGCTTCTTTAAATAACAAAACGATGACTTTAGAGCAAGCTCCAATAATCATGAGCGGGAATACGATGGTCCCGGTTCGCTTTGTGACCGAAGCGCTTGGCGGTACGGTTTCGTGGAGCGATTCGGAACGAAAGGTCACCATTACGCGGGGAGATAAGCTGATCGAGCTGTGGATCAACAATCCGAATCTGCTTGTAAACGGGGATACGGTGACCGCTGAAGTAGCTCCATTAATCGTCAACAATCTGACGTTGGTACCGCTGCGTATTATTTCCGAGAAGTTAGGCTGGAAAGTCGGATGGGATCCGAAGGGCCAAATCATTACACTGGAATAAAACTTATGATAGAATAAGGAATAGACCCATATTTGGTATTCGTGAAAAGGAGTCTGTGCCTATCTTGCAACCTGATTCTATAGATCGCGTAATTAAGAACGCTATAAACGTTGTTGAGAGCAGCAAGTATCAAATCTTTGAGATTGCTGAAGCATCAAGGGGGGAGAGGGAATCTCTGACCCGTGAGTTGGCGGATGTCAAAGAGGAGACAAGCCTCACGATCGATGAAGTGGATAAGCTGGAAAAGGAATACAAGCGATCGCGCATTCGATTGACGGAGGTTAGCCGGGATTTCAATCGTTTCCGTGAAGAGGATATCAAGGTCGCTTATGAGGCTGCGATCGCTTTTCAGCTTCAACTCACCATTGCCAGGGAGAAAGAAAACAACCTGCGGACTCGACGCGATGATCTGCAAAAGCGGATCAAGAATGTAGAGAAGCAAGTGGAACGCGCCGAAACGATCGTTTCCCAAATGAATGTTGTGCTTGAGTATTTATCAGGCGATTTGAACCAATTAACCCGGATCCTCGAATCCGCTAAAAATAGACAGCTTCTCGGTTTAAAGATTATTCTGGCTCAAGAGGAAGAAAGAAAACGTATTGCCCGGGAAATTCATGATGGTATGGCACAGACGCTAGCCAATGTCGTGCTTCGCACGGAAATAGCGGAGCGGATGCTGACCAAGCAGGATTTTAAGGCTGTGAAAGAGGAATTGGTAGATTTGAAAGGGCAGGTTCGGAACGGGCTTGAGGAGGTTCGCAAGATTATCTTCAATCTCCGTCCGATGGCTCTGGATGATCTCGGTATCGTTCCTACTCTACGTAAATACGTGCAGGACTTTGAGGACAAAACCAAAATTCATACTATATTCACCCTGGTCGGCCGAGAGAATCGTTTTCCATCAGGACTGGAAATTGCGATTTTTCGCTTGGTGCAGGAGGCGTTCTCTAATGTTGTAAAGCACTCGAATGCGTCTTTTGTCTCACTCGAGCTTACCCTTGAGAATGAACACGTGAAAATCTATATCGTGGACAACGGTATCGGGTTTGATGTTGAGAAGACACAGCAAATCATCACGAAGGGCAACAACTTCGGCCTGCTCGGCATGAGAGAGCGTGTGGAACTGCTGGAAGGCAATATGGAGATCGTCTCAGAAAAGAATTCAGGCGCCAAAATAACGATGGTTATCCCTATCGGGAGTCCAGATCATAAGGAGGAATAAAACAGATGGACAATACGGTTACACTGAAACGAAACGTAAGAATCATCATAGCGGACGATCACCAGTTATTTCGCGAGGGTGTAAAGCGGATAATTAATATGGAAGAGGATATGGAAGTTATAGCCGAATGCGGAGACGGTATTCAAGTGGTTGAGCTTTGCAATCAGAATACTCCGGATGTCGTGCTAATGGACATTAATATGCCGCTGGAAAATGGAGTTGTCGCCACAGAACGTCTAAGGTTGATCTTTCCTGAGGTAAAAGTCATTATTTTATCCATTCATGATGATGAGAGCTACGTATTTGAGACCTTGCGAAAAGGTGCTTCCGGTTATTTATTGAAGGATATGGAAGCCGAGTCTCTGATTAATGCCATTCGTTCGGTAGTTTCAGGCTATGCATATATCCATCCTAAGGTAACCGGCAAGCTGATCAATCAATTAAGAAGAATGACTTATCTCGATGATGTTGGCGTTGTGGCTCCCAGTCAAGCAATTAAAGAAACAGGCATGAAATATATACATAATGACAACAGCCCTTTAACCAAGCGGGAAGCGGAAGTGCTGCGGCTTATGGCAGAGGGCAAAAGTAACAAATTGATAGGAGAATCCCTCTTTATCAGCGAAAAAACGGTCAAAAATCACGTCAGCAGCATTCTTCAAAAGCTGGAAGTGGACGATCGTACCCAAGCGGTTATCGCAGCTATCAAGAATGGCTGGGTGACATTGTAGGAACCTCCCCTCCTCCCTCGGCATAATATAGAGGTAAAGGAGGGAGCCGCAATGTGGATTGGGTTGCTCTGGATCGTAGGCTGTTACGGAATCAGCATAGCTTTGCTTCATCTTTGCTTCGGCAAGCGGCAAGAATTAAGGGGAAAAGCCGTCAAGGTTCTTCTAATTACCAAAAACAATCAATCCCAAATAGAATGGTATATTCGCTCTTTGTTCTTTGTTTCACGGCTGCGGGGAAGAGAAATAACCGCTACAATCCTGGATGAAGGCTCCACGGATGAGACCCTGAAGATCATAGAGCGGCTATCCCGTACGCATCGTATGGATTTGGATTGGTGCGGCCCGGATCAAACACTGGATGATCTGCTTGTTGCATATGAAAGCGACCCGGTCATCCTTGTGAATTTAGGCGGCAAAGAGGAATTATCGAAAATTCCGTTATTCGATCACTAGAACGCTTACATTAAAAAGAGAGCAAGGTGAAGGATGAAGGCCCGTTTATATGCAGTATTCTTACGTTCCAAATGGCACTGGCACCTAACACTGGACATCCACACGGATATGCATTATTGGTTCGGCCAACATGGCCCCGACACAGGCATGCTTATTCTGGATACTCCTCTTTCGCTTGGACAAGCCCAGCGGATTCGGGATCAAATGAGTTTAGACCCCTTGCAGAAAGACCACCAACTGAAAGACCACCAACTGAAAGACCACCCCTATGCTTTAAACCGAGAGTTTCACTCCTCTAAGATTACCGCTTCAACGAAAGCATCGTTGACAGCACTAGCCCGGAAAATCAAACTTACTGCAGCTCGCTGCGGAATGCGCAGTTCAATCGTGGAGGCCATTCGGCTTACTCCTCTTTCTTATGAAAGTTGGAGGGGAGATCGCGAGTTTACTGATCTTCAAATGGATCAATCCGCTTATGATCAAATCGTTCGAAGCCCTTTCAGGCAGGTCATTGCTTGTCGAAGAGATCGCGCAGCTGCTTGAGTGAAGAAGATAACGAGACTCACGAGACATGACCTATCGAGCAAGGAATTCACAAGCCATCACCTCTCGAGTAAGGAATTCACGAGCCCCTACCCGCCGCGCTGCGAAGTTTTTGATCTGGGCGGTTACGGGAGTGGGGAAGACGGAGATGATCTTCCCTTTTATCCAGCACATAGTCGCTAATGGCGGCAAGATGCTGGTTGCAACCCCGCGCAAGGACGTTGTGCTTGAGCTGCAGCCTCGCGTGATGAAAGCTTTCGCGGGTCGATCTGTAGTTACGCTGTATGGAGGCTGTTTAGGCAGGAGATCTCCATCCTGCCTGGAGATCGAAGCGGCACGGACGAGGTGTCGCCGATTGAGGGGACCTCGTCAAAGAATTCGCTTCGCACCGAGAAAGTACAGCTTTTTCGAGACAGAGTGATTCGAATTCTGGTCACGACTACCATTCTGGAACGAGTAGTGACAATTCCTAAATCGGATGTCTTCATCTTAGATTCGGACTCACCGCTTTTTGATGAGGCGGCGTTGGTCCAGATGTCCGGACAAGCAATCCGCTCGAAGGAAGACCCGGTGGGCAAAGTTTATTTTGCAGCCAAAGAAAAAACCAAATCACAAATCGGGCGATCCAGCAGATCAGCAGATGGCTATAGAGTTTGGAAAAGCTGTGAATCTCCCGGTGATTCCGCTGCTGCAGCGAAAGAGACACACGGATAAGCAGAGCTTTAAAAGCAGAAATCAAAGGATCGAAGATCTGGAGCACGTATTTGAGCTGAATGAGGCGGATTTGCAGCAAGTATTGGATTTGTCACAAAAGAATGAAATGATGCAGATTTACATAGTTGATGATGTTTATACGACCGGAAGTACATTAAACCAATGCTCAATGGTGCTGAAAAAAAGCTTGAATTGTGAGGTTTTTGGTCTCATCTGGGCGAGATAAAGGTAACTTTTAACATATTTTTTAAAAGGGATTATACAAAGTAACATGGTTGAGGTAAACTGGAATTAATGTTTTGGGATATGGTACTATTTGTAGGAGGGGTCGTACGTGAGTTTGAATGTGGCCAATTGCCCGCGGTGTGGACGAGTTTTTGTGAAAGGCATACAAGAGGTATGTCCTAATTGCTTAAAGGAAATTGAACTGCAGTTTGATATATGCTCGAAATATTTAAGGGAAAACATTGGCACTGGTCTTAGAGATCTAAGCGAAGCGACCGAGGTTCCCGTTCGACAAATCACCAAATTCATCCGTGAGGGCCGAATCTCGATCAAAAACCACCCTAACATGGGCTATCCATGTGAATCGTGCGGCAATGACATTCGTGAAGGTCAGATCTGCGATTCCTGTCGAAGCAAGCTGGTCAAAGGTATGTCCAACTCTTTAGAGGATGAAGCCCGCAGACAAGAGAGGCTACGAGAAGATAGTAAATCGAGCTTTTACATAAAGGATCGTCTAAAAAACAGATATTGACATTCAATTGATATAAAGTTTCATATGCATCATGCCGATAATAAAAGTAATGATTATCGGTCTTTTTATTTTATCCACAAATGTATAGGGGTGGAAAACCATGAAAATTAATGACAGTCAGCGCATAGGAAATGTGAATCCGTATAAAAAAACCAATGAAGTTACAGCTGCTAATGCTGCAGGCAAGAAAGATAAGCCTAAGGATCAAGTGCAAATCTCACCTGAGGCCAAGGAATTATTGAGTGCTCAGGGAGCTGGAATGAGTGAGGAGCAAATACAGCGCCTGAATGATTTAAGGGAATCCGTATCTTCCGGTAGTTATCAAGTTGATGCCAAAAAAGTCGCAGAGAAACTGTTGCCTTACATAAAATAAGATAGTCACTATCCAACTATAGAAACAGGTGAACGATTGTGTCTACGATACGAGATCTTCTTGATTCGATGAATAAGCTGCGAGACATTCATGAAGCTCTTCTTGAGCTTGCCAAGGACAAGACACCGGCACTTGTTCACAACGAAGTGGATGCGCTGAATCAGGTCGTCAATAAGGAAAGCAAGTTGATGCGTCTTATTGGTGAAGCCGAGCAGCAGCGGATTCAAATCATTAACGAGTATTTGCTGTCCAGGGGATACAATCCAAATCCCCAGATTACGATCAGTGATTTGATCAAAATCATTTTTAAGGCGGAAGAAAAGCACGCACTCTCCGAAGCGCAGTTCAGTTTACTTCATGTTCTTCATGAGCTCAAGGAGCGAAATGCCATCAATCAGCAATTGATAGAACAATCACTAGCTTTTATCGATTACTCCCTCGACCTTGTGATGGGATCTTCGGAAGATGAAGCGGTATACCATAATCCTAACCAGCAGAAGAGCGGAAACCGACTGGGTGTTTTCGATACGAAAGCCTGATATAGATTGCCATTTGCTTCGCAAGGGAGAG includes:
- a CDS encoding S-layer homology domain-containing protein; the protein is MSKPGLNNSTNTQNMKDIQGGEKKVMKKSLTVILSSAMALSMFSSVAFGKTSADFTDLKNLPADQKAIFDAMISAGIFDGVTDTNFGLNDDMNRAQFAKIAAKILGLDASGTVSSFTDVKASDPANGYAVGAIEALKAAKVTDGVTDTTFDPAGKVTKEQLAAFLIRALGKDAEAKLTPAVNDATVSTWAKSYVAFGLQAKLVTNGADGTFGGTTNAPRSMLVISSAAAKAAVDATKKASVTEAKATGVKTVTVTLNKAVDDTKAMIALTKGATAVATTTVWSADKKTATLTLTDVKVSEGKYTATLSGLDAAAIDKATAEFTAENEKVSKLSFVNASDKIAKSTAVTVKIKAENQYGENAALTAGNYTAYVAGTTKSLKRNDDTGLLELTLDTKIKTPASGSTPAVEYQSEIDVIPINIFLTNTSISVQKTFKIGTEPFVSKIELGAVKYPATKTALTAKDDNAELAITRYDQYGDVVAEGSVAADRTNYDAVITPFSFDALEIIKPAAGGAYDKVKVHLKDNVEKSGDYTVNVYVGAASATGTVKVQSTKVANKVEIGSFTGTFAEKDTKFQYIPIVAYDADGNKLSADDIATNATNKRFTVSISGAAYAAGNNGNDAIEKSGENKGKIKVGAVSGTARGVVYVNVGIYTANIQQNTQASYTIQDVRKPETLVMDGSKPAQKAIAGATTTIKWFVKDQYGDQLDAVTDATLNTKYGVKLTVTGATYATLSGITAHTTDAGATYNFDANDFAAINKVGLVFTPVTSGGTAKVVAELIDKSGSTPSTIKSVDNSMTVLATTEKLTYSVTALKDLYAALDSSLTPAADKILSVSDAVYGNWAFNSKLGRVIEVKAKDKVGDDVAIPGSRVVSSFSNNQTIAKTIQSGNDVQVIGNKAGTAQILVVYKLVDGTTADATLDVNVKADQVVANTVTVDATNKTLTIANGQNGYDLAKNIKIVDNYGVEYTGANTAKYASFLGLQYVVSGVNTGGSVTVNSNGTIDVASGTTEFTLKVIAGSKSASILVTTP
- a CDS encoding stalk domain-containing protein, producing the protein MKKWLIVTMLLFSTSSIVNASSIHGEFEGNPIVTLKSNGQDLKVEDIPAINYKDRTLVPIYLLKQLGATVNWDPETYSVDVKLTNNVKKIDSNEKEQILLKDTYQWLSDTDNAMWMFSVKLQQYTNLDNPEHYLTVIDTDYQSLLNLHNNSMDFALKTNKLVSSATSINDIIFNESKTMDQINQTKNLLKAWISTSNKSDFASNLKLSILNSLQVAQQNISNTKQIIHQMILKETEINLTSN
- a CDS encoding alpha/beta-type small acid-soluble spore protein, with the translated sequence MARNSNVKVVPESKKALDILKYEIAAELGLPVGKNSNFNANAEFASELGSLPASSVKEDYWGFIASRDAGAVGGHITRRLIQSAEEVLFTL
- the metK gene encoding methionine adenosyltransferase; this encodes MAIVRGKRLFTSESVTEGHPDKICDQISDAVLDAFLQNDPNARVACEVSVATGLVLVIGEISSQSEYVDIQSIVRQTIKEIGYTRAKYGFDYQTCAVLVSLNEQSADIAQGVNQALESREGRMSDDEIEAIGAGDQGMMFGFAVNETPELMPLPISISHQLSRRLAEVRKNGTLTYLRPDGKTQVTVEYDGDKPVRVDTIVISTQHSEEITLEQIQRDVKEHVIGPVVPASLIDADTKYFINPTGRFVIGGPQGDAGLTGRKIIVDTYGGYARHGGGAFSGKDPTKVDRSGAYAARYVAKNIVAAGLAEKCEVQLAYAIGVARPVSISVDTFDTGKVSEEVLVELIRKHFDLRPAGIIKQLDLRRPIYRQTAAYGHFGRTDVDLPWERTDKAELLKTDALK